In the Methanobrevibacter sp. V74 genome, one interval contains:
- a CDS encoding V-type proton ATPase subunit E, giving the protein MSSGTSKIVESIMSEAQEKADLIIQDANAEVSAIQAKAEKSAEAEKTKILENGKKQSDMRYQQIISEAKMNARRAELGAKEEVIEAAFNQAIGELKSKASSGDDEYEDSLSKMIKEAAEEIGSDDLIIQLNEADTNKFKKDLSSQGSDSFELEGIKFTLGEPIDAMGGAVLKTINGDIEVNNTIEARLDRFKSILRSEVAEVLFK; this is encoded by the coding sequence ATGAGCTCAGGCACAAGTAAAATTGTTGAAAGTATTATGTCTGAAGCCCAGGAGAAAGCTGATTTAATCATTCAAGATGCAAATGCTGAAGTTTCAGCTATTCAAGCAAAAGCAGAAAAAAGTGCTGAAGCTGAAAAAACTAAAATTTTAGAAAACGGTAAAAAACAATCTGACATGAGATATCAGCAAATTATCTCTGAAGCTAAGATGAATGCTCGTAGGGCAGAATTAGGCGCTAAAGAAGAAGTAATTGAAGCCGCATTCAATCAAGCTATTGGTGAGCTAAAAAGTAAAGCTTCTTCTGGTGATGATGAATACGAAGATTCATTAAGTAAAATGATTAAAGAAGCTGCTGAGGAAATCGGTAGTGATGATTTAATTATTCAATTAAATGAAGCGGATACAAATAAATTTAAAAAAGACTTATCTTCACAAGGTTCAGACTCTTTTGAATTAGAAGGTATCAAGTTTACATTAGGTGAACCTATTGATGCCATGGGTGGTGCTGTTTTAAAAACCATTAATGGAGATATAGAAGTAAATAACACAATTGAAGCAAGATTAGATAGATTTAAAAGTATCTTACGTAGTGAAGTTGCTGAAGTATTATTTAAATAA
- a CDS encoding V-type ATP synthase subunit K (produces ATP from ADP in the presence of a proton gradient across the membrane; the K subunit is a nonenzymatic component which binds the dimeric form by interacting with the G and E subunits): protein MVEIALGTALAAIGAGVAIGFAGLGSGLGQGMAAAGSVGAVAEDNDMFARGIIFSALPETQAIYGFLVAILLLVFSGLLGQGQGLTTEAGIVAIGVGASIGFAGLGSGMGQGIAAASSVGAIVEDNDMFARGIIFSALPETQAIYGFLIAILLMVFGGILGAA from the coding sequence ATGGTAGAAATTGCTTTAGGTACTGCTTTAGCAGCTATTGGTGCTGGAGTAGCAATTGGATTTGCTGGATTAGGTTCCGGTTTAGGGCAAGGTATGGCAGCTGCTGGTTCTGTAGGGGCAGTTGCAGAAGACAATGACATGTTTGCAAGAGGTATTATTTTCTCTGCATTACCAGAAACTCAGGCTATTTATGGGTTCTTGGTTGCAATCTTATTATTAGTATTTTCAGGATTATTAGGTCAAGGACAAGGATTAACAACCGAAGCAGGTATTGTAGCAATCGGTGTAGGTGCATCAATTGGTTTTGCTGGTTTAGGTTCAGGTATGGGTCAAGGTATAGCAGCAGCATCCTCTGTTGGCGCTATTGTAGAAGACAATGATATGTTTGCTCGTGGTATTATTTTCTCTGCATTACCAGAGACACAAGCTATTTATGGTTTCTTGATTGCTATTTTACTTATGGTATTCGGTGGAATCTTAGGCGCAGCTTAG
- a CDS encoding V-type ATP synthase subunit F yields the protein MSSVAVMGDIDTVSGFRLSGVKKAEVVTTSEEAIVAFDKFLDDEISIIIITQLMANEIRDHINRKIGSSVLPMIIEIPDKDGSSEGSSDQINDLIKRVIGVEMVK from the coding sequence ATGAGTTCAGTCGCAGTTATGGGTGATATTGACACTGTTTCAGGATTTAGATTAAGTGGTGTCAAAAAAGCTGAAGTTGTTACTACTTCAGAAGAAGCTATTGTAGCTTTTGATAAATTTTTAGATGATGAAATTTCAATTATTATCATTACTCAATTAATGGCTAATGAAATAAGAGATCATATTAATAGAAAAATTGGTTCAAGTGTTTTACCAATGATAATTGAAATACCTGATAAAGATGGGTCCTCAGAAGGATCATCTGATCAAATTAACGACCTTATTAAAAGAGTTATCGGGGTAGAGATGGTTAAATGA
- a CDS encoding ATP synthase subunit A: MIIEGNIIKIAGPVIVADGMRGAQMLEMVMVGNEKLIGEIIELEGDTATIQVYEETAGIQPGEVVECTGGPLSVELAPGVMSSIFDGIQRPLRIIREESGDFIARGIDVDSVNKEKKWTFKPVAKVGDKVKGGDVLGEVQETTAVLHKIMVPPSLDGEVTEIAAEGEYTILEDIAEVAGQKVQMLQKWPVKKSRPYIEKLDPDVPLVTGQRAQDTFFSVAKGGAAAIPGPFGSGKTVTQQQLAKWADADIVVYIGCGERGNEMTEVLTEFPFLDDPKTGNPLMDRTVLIANTSNMPVAAREACVYTGITIAEYYRDQGYDVALMADSTSRWAEAMREISGRLEEMPGEEGYPAYLASRLAQFYERAGRVKTIGTEPHVASISVVGAVSPPGGDLSEPVTQNTLRICKVFWALDASLADKRHFPSIDWLQSYSLYVDSIEGWWAENIAADWRATRDQAMGLLQKESELQEIVQLVGPDALPETDQATLETTRMLREDFLQQNAFDDVDTYCAPDKQYKMLKTILLFYKDSLAAVNRGVPIVNIVALPVKEEIGKMKYIPQDEFDAKIEEIQSAITKQCSEA, encoded by the coding sequence ATGATTATTGAAGGAAATATTATTAAGATTGCTGGGCCTGTTATTGTCGCAGATGGTATGAGAGGGGCTCAGATGCTTGAGATGGTAATGGTAGGTAACGAAAAGCTTATCGGAGAAATCATCGAGCTTGAAGGTGACACCGCAACTATCCAAGTATATGAAGAAACAGCCGGTATTCAGCCGGGTGAAGTAGTTGAATGTACTGGTGGTCCATTATCAGTAGAACTCGCTCCAGGTGTAATGAGTTCTATTTTTGACGGAATTCAAAGGCCTTTAAGAATCATCAGAGAAGAATCTGGTGATTTCATTGCAAGAGGTATTGATGTAGATTCAGTAAACAAGGAGAAAAAATGGACATTCAAACCAGTAGCAAAAGTCGGAGACAAAGTAAAAGGCGGGGATGTTCTTGGTGAAGTACAAGAAACAACTGCTGTTTTACACAAAATTATGGTTCCGCCTTCATTAGATGGTGAAGTAACTGAAATTGCAGCTGAAGGCGAATATACTATTCTTGAAGACATCGCTGAAGTAGCTGGTCAAAAAGTTCAGATGCTCCAAAAATGGCCTGTTAAAAAAAGCCGTCCATATATTGAAAAATTAGATCCGGACGTACCATTAGTAACTGGTCAAAGAGCACAAGATACTTTCTTCTCAGTAGCTAAAGGAGGAGCAGCAGCTATTCCGGGTCCTTTCGGATCAGGTAAAACTGTTACCCAACAGCAATTAGCTAAATGGGCAGATGCAGATATCGTTGTATATATTGGATGTGGAGAACGTGGTAACGAAATGACTGAAGTACTTACTGAATTCCCATTCCTCGACGACCCTAAAACTGGTAATCCATTAATGGATAGAACAGTTCTTATTGCAAATACTTCAAACATGCCAGTAGCGGCTAGGGAAGCATGTGTATATACTGGAATTACTATTGCAGAATACTACCGTGACCAAGGTTACGATGTGGCACTTATGGCAGACTCAACTTCAAGATGGGCTGAAGCTATGAGGGAGATTTCTGGAAGATTAGAAGAAATGCCTGGGGAAGAAGGTTACCCAGCATACTTAGCATCCAGATTAGCTCAATTCTACGAAAGAGCTGGAAGAGTAAAGACTATCGGTACTGAACCACATGTAGCTTCTATTTCTGTAGTTGGTGCAGTATCACCTCCTGGTGGGGACCTATCCGAACCCGTTACTCAAAACACATTACGTATTTGTAAAGTGTTCTGGGCGTTAGACGCATCCCTTGCAGATAAACGTCACTTCCCTTCAATTGACTGGTTACAAAGTTACTCATTATATGTGGACAGTATTGAAGGATGGTGGGCTGAAAACATTGCAGCAGATTGGAGAGCAACTCGTGACCAAGCTATGGGATTATTACAAAAGGAATCTGAGTTACAAGAAATTGTACAATTAGTTGGTCCTGATGCATTACCTGAAACTGACCAAGCTACCTTAGAAACTACCCGTATGTTAAGAGAAGATTTCTTGCAGCAAAATGCATTTGATGATGTAGATACTTATTGTGCTCCTGACAAACAATACAAAATGTTAAAGACCATTTTATTATTCTACAAAGATTCTCTTGCAGCAGTTAACAGAGGAGTTCCAATTGTAAATATTGTAGCTTTACCTGTTAAAGAAGAAATCGGTAAAATGAAATACATCCCACAAGATGAATTCGATGCAAAAATTGAAGAGATTCAATCCGCAATTACCAAACAATGCAGTGAGGCTTAA
- a CDS encoding V-type ATP synthase subunit C, producing the protein MADGIATLISSVGLTQETFLVFCILAVLVVGAVVVIITSRPILDIYPYLNPSARVRARKGRLFDEKQISELVETNDVEEVENYLKGVSEYADVLDEYPLDKALDVERANTYDFVARLAPKDIKDPFVVMSKKADIDNIKSLLTSKEVGLTSDETRELLIPCGSLYDDLESLADAESVTDIISSLDNTEYAAVLEDALPQYEDTNMILPLESALDKYYLGKLLHSSDVPSDENKQILYAYVGTQVDVTNLKLIIRAKQDDLDYDAISPYILEEGYQLREWKLKDLMESPDVTNVVSGLEGTKYAEVLSDVIPVYNETGSVAVFEKALDVYASEYSKSLAVKKPLGIGPIIGYLNQKENEIKNLKIIARAKREADFPNSKIMEMLI; encoded by the coding sequence ATGGCAGATGGAATTGCGACCTTAATAAGTTCTGTTGGACTTACACAAGAAACATTTCTTGTATTCTGTATTTTAGCAGTCCTTGTTGTTGGTGCAGTAGTTGTAATCATTACATCCAGACCAATTTTGGACATTTATCCTTATCTTAATCCAAGTGCAAGAGTAAGAGCTAGAAAAGGAAGATTATTTGATGAGAAACAGATTTCTGAACTCGTTGAAACCAACGACGTTGAAGAAGTTGAAAATTATCTCAAAGGCGTTTCTGAATATGCTGACGTTTTAGATGAATATCCACTTGACAAGGCATTAGACGTAGAACGTGCTAACACTTATGATTTTGTTGCAAGATTGGCTCCTAAAGATATTAAGGACCCTTTTGTTGTAATGTCTAAAAAAGCTGACATCGACAATATTAAAAGTCTTTTAACTTCTAAGGAAGTTGGTCTTACATCTGATGAGACAAGAGAATTGTTAATTCCTTGTGGATCATTATATGACGACTTAGAATCATTAGCTGATGCTGAAAGTGTAACTGACATTATATCCAGTTTAGATAATACTGAATATGCAGCAGTTTTAGAAGATGCTCTTCCACAATACGAAGATACTAATATGATTCTCCCATTAGAATCTGCTTTAGATAAATATTATTTAGGCAAATTATTACATTCTTCTGATGTTCCTTCAGACGAAAATAAACAGATTTTATATGCATATGTTGGAACTCAAGTTGATGTAACTAATCTTAAACTGATTATAAGGGCAAAACAAGATGACCTTGATTATGATGCGATTTCCCCTTATATATTAGAAGAAGGATACCAATTACGTGAATGGAAACTTAAAGATTTAATGGAATCTCCAGATGTTACAAATGTAGTTTCTGGTTTGGAAGGAACAAAATATGCAGAAGTATTATCTGATGTAATCCCAGTATATAACGAAACTGGTTCAGTTGCTGTATTTGAAAAAGCATTAGATGTTTACGCTTCTGAATACTCAAAATCTTTAGCTGTTAAAAAACCATTGGGTATTGGTCCAATTATTGGTTATTTAAATCAAAAAGAAAACGAAATTAAGAATTTAAAAATTATTGCAAGAGCAAAAAGAGAAGCGGACTTCCCAAATTCTAAAATAATGGAGATGTTAATATGA